From the genome of Papaver somniferum cultivar HN1 chromosome 2, ASM357369v1, whole genome shotgun sequence, one region includes:
- the LOC113353573 gene encoding osteocalcin 2-like has protein sequence MGEDQKMQSFRDPISTITGPYSPSGSTENNSIRWAAMDNDDIFDSRTSSFQDVIDASTSSSSLDLEEEEEEEDGSLNTSSSSSSSSSINGPLFELSDLMEHLPIKRGLSKHFDGKSQSFTSLSNVNCLEDLAKGGIHFRKKKSSSRSNSYGDGLDVQNKRISKKSSLTRGCFVSSLVDRQGISFNLRTHANSFKR, from the exons ATGGGTGAAGATCAGAAAATGCAAAGCTTTCGTGATCCGATCTCAACGATAACCGGACCGTATTCTCCTTCCGGTAGCACTGAAAATAATAGTATTCGTTGGGCAGCCATGGATAATGATGACATTTTTGATTCAAGAACTTCGTCGTTTCAAGATGTGATTGATGCCTCTACCTCATCATCTTCATTagacttggaagaagaagaagaagaagaagacggatCTCTGAATACATCTTCTTCGTCATCGTCCTCTTCATCCATCAATGGACCTTTGTTTGAATTGTCTGATTTAATGGAACATCTCCCAATCAA GAGAGGACTTTCTAAGCATTTTGATGGAAAATCACAGTCATTTACATCGCTATCAAACGTCAACTGTTTAGAAGATCTTGCGAAAGGAGGAATCCATTTTAggaagaagaagtcatcatccagGAGCAATAGCTATGGAGATGGATTAGATGTACAAAATAAGAGAATATCAAAGAAGTCTTCATTAACCAGAGGTTGTTTTGTGTCTTCTTTAGTTGATAGGCAGGGAATTAGCTTTAATCTAAGAACTCATGCCAATTCGTTCAAAAGATAG